A genomic stretch from Flavobacterium sp. KS-LB2 includes:
- a CDS encoding DUF6341 family protein: MKAFFEGIQYLFVNILFAPLDFLRSLELSSWFAANTINWIFMIICASAMVYWIKQLKIFEDAGTEKQDTTAHSFFK, encoded by the coding sequence ATGAAAGCATTTTTCGAAGGAATACAATACTTATTTGTAAATATTTTATTTGCTCCTCTAGACTTTTTACGTTCATTAGAGCTATCATCTTGGTTTGCTGCTAATACAATCAATTGGATTTTCATGATTATTTGTGCTTCGGCAATGGTATATTGGATCAAGCAATTGAAAATTTTTGAAGACGCTGGAACAGAGAAACAAGATACTACCGCTCACTCTTTCTTTAAATAA
- a CDS encoding glycosyltransferase family 9 protein, with product MRLSAMGDVAMTVPVLRAFVNQHPQVKITVISRPFFKPFFEGIPNLTFFAFDEKERHKGFLGLLRLFQDLKRFDIDAFADLHNVLRSKIVRNLFALSGKKVASVDKGRQGKKELTRAENKVFQQLPTMFARHVKVFEQLGFAVDLSQPLFPKKVVLSPDIVALIGTNHQKLIGIAPFAQYDSKVYPLDLMQEVINQLALDRTNTILLFGGGKKEIEILDSLSATKENVINVAGKIQFQQELQLISNLDVMLSMDSGNAHIAAMLGVKVITLWGPTHPYAGFSPFNQPLENALVSDRNQFPKLPTSVFGNKKVEGYEGAMRTITVDSIVEFLNYCK from the coding sequence ATGAGACTTTCCGCAATGGGAGATGTCGCTATGACGGTTCCTGTTTTACGCGCTTTTGTAAACCAGCATCCACAAGTTAAAATCACGGTCATTTCCAGACCTTTTTTTAAACCTTTTTTTGAAGGAATTCCGAATCTTACTTTTTTTGCTTTCGATGAAAAAGAAAGGCATAAAGGATTTCTTGGATTGTTGCGTTTGTTCCAAGATTTGAAACGGTTTGATATTGATGCCTTTGCCGATTTGCACAACGTATTACGCTCTAAAATCGTCCGAAACCTTTTTGCTTTAAGCGGAAAAAAAGTGGCTTCGGTTGATAAAGGTCGTCAAGGCAAAAAAGAACTCACTCGTGCCGAAAATAAAGTGTTTCAGCAATTACCAACCATGTTTGCAAGACATGTAAAAGTATTTGAACAACTCGGTTTTGCAGTTGATTTATCTCAGCCACTTTTTCCTAAAAAAGTAGTTTTGAGTCCCGATATTGTAGCGTTAATTGGAACAAATCATCAAAAACTGATTGGAATTGCTCCTTTTGCACAATATGATTCTAAAGTCTATCCGTTGGATTTAATGCAAGAAGTAATTAATCAATTGGCTTTGGATAGAACCAATACCATTTTACTTTTTGGCGGTGGTAAAAAAGAAATCGAAATCCTAGATTCGCTCTCTGCTACTAAAGAAAACGTCATCAATGTGGCGGGAAAAATTCAGTTTCAGCAGGAATTACAGCTCATTAGCAATCTTGATGTCATGCTTTCCATGGATTCCGGTAATGCGCATATTGCGGCCATGCTTGGTGTAAAAGTCATTACGCTTTGGGGCCCAACGCACCCGTATGCGGGATTTTCACCTTTTAATCAACCTTTAGAGAATGCTTTGGTTTCGGATAGAAATCAGTTTCCTAAACTGCCGACTTCGGTGTTTGGAAATAAAAAAGTGGAAGGATATGAAGGTGCCATGCGTACCATTACGGTTGATTCTATTGTAGAATTTTTAAATTACTGCAAATAA
- a CDS encoding outer membrane beta-barrel protein, which produces MQRTIGLITILFLFSFSAFSQKANLSGILTAGTEKTPIYNSVVALLTPVDSVLYQFTRSDKEGKFILNNVKPGSYILMTSHSQYADYLDEITVTTTNKNIGNIGLMSKMELLREVVIKTGSIKIKGDTTSYRASDFKVDANANVEDLLKKLPGIQVDKNGTIKAMGETVEKVLVDGEEFFGDDPGMAVKNLRADAVKEVQVFNKKSDQAEFTGIDDGDSKKTINLRLKEDKKKGYFGKIDGANQPATDADSRYNSNIMLSSFKGKRKLSAFLLNGNTGQDGLSWQDNDKFGGGDGNVSMSMDDDGNVNYEWTGGDNDDEPNVDTQNGFIKNTNAGLQYSNKWNDKHSLNLSPKYNKQSYQNNSSRNTQTQVGDTQLNENRTTASHVNRDNFKLNAVYDVKIDSVNTLKFTAKTNFYNTESDEFTTGNTTGSDGLLRNNQQRLFTTKSDKESISASALFKHKFAKPRRTLSINTSWSTLNTNANNFLKSANESYEGGVFAFSNEVDQNKLGDKSTQNLGLNVAYTEPIGKKFALQMSYQITHNTGSSNFITYDFSDLSGKYDVVVDSLSNQFKQNITTNKPVIKLSYNAKKINYSFGSGFGFTSFDLQDQTENKQYKRSFTNFFPMANFSYKYKSNSNLRISYQGATRQPTIDQLQPLRNNQDFFNQVVGNPDLKQSFTNSINVFNNSYSILTETNFYQSFSFRTTSNLISFNRDIDSESAKTITTPINTNGNFSANLYMGYGFKVKKIDMYVNFSPSVNYNKSVNSINKQINNSNILNSNFSVYLNKSKDKKYDINLSNTFSNSRNSTSQNNEVKSFNTNNLGLDIGVYFREKWKLSTDYNLYSRQKTVDFQTNLTNQLWNARLQRTFKNDEFTAYVLVRDILNQNIGINRFVYENTIGEERNDRLRRYAMIGFTWNFKNKNGIEKK; this is translated from the coding sequence ATGCAAAGAACTATAGGGTTAATAACAATTTTATTCTTATTTTCATTTTCAGCATTTTCTCAAAAAGCAAATCTTTCAGGTATTTTGACCGCTGGAACGGAAAAAACTCCCATTTACAATTCAGTTGTTGCACTATTGACACCAGTAGATTCCGTTTTATACCAGTTTACCCGTTCCGATAAAGAGGGAAAATTTATTTTAAATAATGTAAAACCCGGCAGTTACATTCTAATGACTTCGCACAGTCAGTATGCGGACTACTTAGATGAGATTACCGTAACAACAACTAATAAAAATATAGGAAATATAGGCCTGATGAGTAAAATGGAACTGCTACGAGAAGTGGTGATAAAAACGGGTTCTATCAAGATAAAAGGAGATACAACAAGTTATAGAGCTAGTGATTTTAAAGTTGATGCCAATGCCAATGTTGAAGATTTATTAAAAAAGCTACCTGGAATTCAGGTTGATAAAAACGGTACTATCAAAGCGATGGGCGAAACTGTAGAAAAGGTATTGGTAGATGGTGAAGAATTTTTTGGTGACGATCCAGGAATGGCTGTCAAAAATTTACGTGCCGATGCCGTAAAAGAAGTACAAGTTTTTAATAAAAAAAGTGATCAAGCGGAGTTTACTGGAATAGATGACGGAGATAGCAAAAAAACCATAAACCTTAGATTAAAAGAAGACAAAAAGAAAGGTTATTTTGGCAAAATAGATGGTGCCAATCAGCCTGCCACCGACGCCGATTCTAGATACAACAGCAATATTATGCTAAGTAGTTTTAAAGGAAAAAGAAAACTATCTGCTTTTTTATTGAACGGAAATACTGGTCAAGATGGATTAAGCTGGCAAGACAATGACAAATTTGGTGGGGGCGATGGGAATGTCAGTATGAGTATGGACGATGATGGCAACGTGAATTACGAGTGGACAGGCGGAGATAATGATGACGAGCCAAACGTGGACACACAAAATGGGTTTATAAAAAACACTAATGCGGGCTTACAATATAGCAATAAATGGAATGACAAACACTCCTTGAATTTATCACCAAAATACAACAAACAAAGCTACCAAAACAATAGTAGCAGGAATACGCAAACCCAAGTAGGTGATACGCAATTGAATGAAAACAGAACTACTGCAAGTCATGTAAATAGAGATAATTTTAAACTGAATGCGGTTTATGATGTAAAAATTGACTCGGTAAACACCCTGAAATTTACCGCTAAAACAAATTTTTATAATACTGAAAGTGATGAGTTTACAACTGGAAATACAACTGGAAGCGATGGGTTATTAAGAAACAATCAGCAGCGATTATTTACTACAAAATCAGATAAAGAATCTATATCAGCAAGTGCTTTGTTCAAACATAAATTTGCAAAACCACGTAGAACACTATCAATAAATACGAGTTGGAGTACGTTGAATACCAATGCCAATAATTTCTTGAAATCAGCTAATGAAAGTTATGAAGGCGGAGTTTTTGCATTTAGCAATGAAGTAGACCAAAATAAATTAGGAGATAAAAGCACTCAAAATCTAGGATTAAATGTGGCCTATACAGAGCCCATAGGCAAAAAATTTGCTTTGCAAATGTCCTATCAAATTACTCATAATACGGGTAGTAGCAATTTTATAACTTATGATTTTTCAGACCTTTCTGGCAAGTATGATGTTGTTGTAGACTCACTATCTAATCAGTTCAAGCAAAACATTACGACCAATAAACCGGTTATTAAACTGAGCTACAACGCCAAAAAAATCAATTATAGCTTTGGTAGTGGATTTGGTTTCACCTCATTTGATTTACAAGATCAAACTGAAAATAAGCAATACAAACGCAGTTTTACTAATTTTTTTCCAATGGCAAATTTTTCGTATAAGTACAAAAGCAACAGCAATTTACGAATTAGTTATCAAGGAGCAACAAGACAGCCTACAATAGATCAATTGCAACCCTTACGTAACAATCAAGATTTTTTTAATCAAGTAGTAGGAAACCCTGATTTGAAGCAATCTTTTACGAATAGTATCAATGTTTTTAATAACAGTTACAGTATTTTGACCGAAACAAATTTTTATCAAAGTTTTTCCTTTAGAACAACTTCTAATTTAATTTCTTTCAATAGAGATATTGATTCTGAGAGCGCAAAAACAATCACAACTCCAATAAATACAAATGGAAATTTTTCTGCCAATTTGTATATGGGTTACGGATTTAAAGTTAAAAAAATTGACATGTATGTGAATTTTAGCCCATCTGTAAACTATAACAAATCGGTTAATAGTATTAACAAACAAATTAATAATTCGAATATTTTAAACTCTAATTTTTCGGTTTATTTGAACAAGTCTAAAGACAAGAAATACGATATTAACTTAAGTAATACATTCTCTAACAGTCGTAACAGTACTTCTCAAAACAATGAAGTCAAATCCTTTAACACCAATAACTTAGGTTTAGATATTGGGGTTTATTTTAGAGAAAAATGGAAATTATCAACGGATTATAATTTATATTCTCGCCAAAAAACAGTTGATTTTCAAACCAATCTTACCAATCAATTGTGGAACGCTAGGTTACAACGTACTTTTAAAAATGATGAATTTACTGCTTATGTACTGGTGCGCGACATTTTGAATCAAAACATAGGAATTAATAGATTTGTATATGAAAATACTATAGGCGAAGAGCGTAACGATAGACTTCGCCGTTATGCAATGATTGGTTTTACATGGAATTTTAAAAACAAAAATGGCATCGAAAAAAAATAA
- the purD gene encoding phosphoribosylamine--glycine ligase: MTILLLGSGGREHAFAWKMIQSPLCDTLFVAPGNAGTASIATNVAISPTDFETIKTFVIQEKVTMVVVGPEDPLVKGIYDFFLNDTTLKHIPVIGPSKMGAQLEGSKEFAKEFLIKHNIPTAAYDSFTAETVEEGCEFLETLQPPYVLKADGLAAGKGVLIIHDLAEAKEELRNMLVHQKFGDASSKVVIEEFLDGIELSCFVLTDGKNYKILPTAKDYKRIGEGDTGLNTGGMGAVSPVPYVDAVLMEKIETRIVKPTIDGFQKDGIQYKGFVFIGLINVNNEPIVIEYNVRMGDPETEVVIPRLKTDLVELFLAVANEKLDKINLEIDERSATTIMVVSGGYPEDFEKGKVISGIESIEDSIVFHAGTKLDNGNVVSNGGRVLTVTSYGDNFEEAIKKSYQNIDKLHFDKMYFRKDIGNDLK; encoded by the coding sequence ATGACAATTTTACTACTGGGTTCGGGCGGAAGAGAACATGCTTTTGCATGGAAAATGATTCAAAGTCCGCTTTGTGATACACTTTTTGTAGCGCCAGGAAATGCCGGAACGGCTTCAATAGCTACTAATGTTGCTATTAGTCCAACTGATTTTGAGACTATAAAAACGTTCGTTATTCAGGAAAAAGTAACAATGGTTGTGGTAGGGCCAGAAGATCCTTTGGTAAAAGGGATTTATGATTTCTTTTTAAATGACACCACGTTAAAACATATTCCAGTTATCGGTCCATCAAAAATGGGTGCGCAACTAGAAGGAAGTAAAGAATTTGCCAAAGAATTTCTAATCAAACATAACATTCCAACTGCCGCTTACGATAGTTTTACTGCTGAAACGGTGGAGGAAGGATGTGAATTCTTGGAGACGCTGCAACCTCCGTATGTATTGAAAGCAGATGGATTAGCAGCAGGAAAGGGAGTTTTGATTATTCATGATTTGGCAGAAGCCAAAGAGGAATTAAGAAACATGCTAGTGCATCAAAAATTTGGTGACGCTAGTTCAAAAGTCGTTATCGAAGAATTTCTTGACGGAATAGAATTGAGCTGTTTTGTTCTAACAGATGGTAAAAACTACAAAATATTACCAACAGCTAAAGATTACAAGCGTATAGGCGAAGGTGACACAGGATTGAATACAGGCGGAATGGGAGCGGTTTCTCCGGTTCCTTATGTTGATGCTGTTTTGATGGAAAAAATTGAAACGCGTATTGTAAAACCAACAATTGATGGTTTTCAAAAAGACGGAATTCAGTACAAAGGTTTTGTTTTCATTGGATTGATTAATGTCAATAACGAACCAATTGTAATTGAATACAATGTGAGAATGGGCGATCCAGAAACCGAAGTGGTTATCCCGAGATTGAAAACAGATTTAGTGGAGTTGTTTTTGGCTGTGGCCAATGAAAAACTGGATAAAATCAATCTGGAAATTGACGAAAGAAGCGCGACTACAATTATGGTAGTTTCTGGAGGATATCCTGAAGATTTCGAAAAAGGAAAAGTGATTTCAGGTATAGAAAGTATTGAAGATTCTATTGTTTTTCATGCAGGAACCAAACTAGATAATGGAAATGTAGTGTCAAACGGAGGAAGAGTTTTGACCGTGACTTCGTATGGAGACAATTTTGAAGAAGCCATAAAAAAATCCTACCAAAATATAGACAAGCTACATTTTGATAAGATGTATTTTAGAAAAGATATTGGAAACGATTTAAAATAG
- a CDS encoding DUF4254 domain-containing protein, producing the protein MFSKLAYSVFEQSIKDYHQFDNVDQPINNPFPKDKFEHLLYHKNWIDTVQWHFEDIIRDPNIDPVAALTLKRRIDASNQERTDMVEYIDSYFLQKYSHVKIKDNAKINSESPAWAFDRLSILALKIYHMQEEATRAEASQEHRDKCQAKLNILLEQRTDLSIAIDDLLTDIENGDKFMKVYKQMKMYNDDDLNPVLYQNKK; encoded by the coding sequence ATGTTTTCAAAGTTAGCCTATTCCGTATTCGAGCAAAGTATCAAAGATTATCATCAATTTGACAATGTTGATCAGCCCATAAATAATCCTTTTCCGAAGGATAAATTCGAACATTTGTTATACCACAAAAACTGGATTGACACCGTTCAATGGCATTTTGAAGATATTATTCGGGACCCAAATATTGATCCAGTTGCAGCGTTGACTTTGAAAAGAAGAATCGATGCTTCTAATCAAGAACGCACAGATATGGTGGAATATATTGACAGTTATTTTCTTCAAAAATACAGTCATGTAAAAATAAAAGACAATGCAAAAATCAACTCTGAAAGTCCAGCTTGGGCTTTTGACCGATTGTCTATTTTGGCTTTAAAAATTTACCACATGCAAGAAGAAGCTACTCGTGCCGAAGCTTCACAAGAACATAGAGATAAATGTCAAGCTAAGTTGAATATTTTATTAGAACAAAGAACTGACTTGTCAATTGCAATCGATGATTTATTGACTGATATTGAAAACGGTGATAAATTCATGAAAGTGTACAAACAAATGAAAATGTACAACGATGATGATTTGAATCCTGTTTTGTATCAGAATAAAAAATAA
- a CDS encoding DUF5687 family protein, which translates to MIQKFLYLEWKAFFRSASFATNLALKILMGFVAVYFILIFLALGIGVFYILKKMNLDPIVTVNKFMIYYVLMDLIVRFMLQKIPVMNIRPMLVFPIKKSTIVHFSLGKTILSFFNLVHGFFLIPFSVVLIIEGSDVLSVLLWFTAVYSLLYINNFINIILSNKDNLFGIFLAIAATLGGLHYYGYFNITDYSAPFFNAIFNTYWAFAIPVVALIVLYYATFQYFKKNLYLDAGLSSKHDIAKTEDLTWLNQFGTIGTFLKNDIKLIKRNKRSKTTVGLSVMFLFYGLLFFTNSIEAYNNPIMHIFAGIFVSGGFLITFGQFVPSWDSSYYQLMMTQNIPYKGYLSSKWWLMVIATIVTTTIASFYLYFGVHVYLTIVVGAIYNIGVNSHLVLLGGAYTKTPIDLSSGKGAFGDKKAFNIKTMLISIPQLGLPVLLYWIGSKYGNPTIGLALVAAVGVLGFAFKDKAFSLIEKIYKSEKYATIAAYKQKG; encoded by the coding sequence ATGATTCAAAAATTTCTTTATCTCGAATGGAAAGCATTTTTTAGGTCAGCTTCCTTCGCAACCAATTTGGCTTTGAAAATCCTAATGGGTTTTGTCGCCGTTTATTTCATTCTGATTTTCTTAGCATTAGGAATTGGCGTTTTTTACATTCTAAAGAAAATGAATTTAGACCCAATCGTAACGGTAAATAAATTCATGATTTACTATGTGTTGATGGATTTAATCGTTCGATTTATGTTGCAAAAAATCCCTGTGATGAATATTCGTCCTATGTTGGTTTTTCCAATCAAAAAATCGACAATTGTGCATTTTTCCTTGGGGAAAACGATCTTGTCTTTTTTTAATTTGGTGCATGGTTTTTTCCTGATTCCGTTTAGTGTAGTGTTAATTATCGAAGGCTCTGATGTGTTGTCAGTATTGCTTTGGTTCACGGCTGTGTATTCGTTATTGTATATCAATAATTTTATTAACATTATACTGAGTAATAAGGATAATTTATTTGGTATTTTTTTAGCAATTGCAGCTACTCTGGGAGGATTGCATTATTACGGTTATTTTAATATTACAGATTATTCCGCTCCGTTTTTCAATGCGATTTTCAATACCTATTGGGCTTTTGCTATTCCGGTAGTAGCTTTAATCGTGTTGTATTACGCCACATTTCAGTATTTCAAAAAGAATTTGTACCTCGATGCAGGATTGTCAAGCAAACATGATATTGCAAAAACTGAGGATTTGACTTGGTTGAACCAATTTGGAACCATAGGAACCTTCCTTAAAAACGATATCAAATTAATTAAAAGAAACAAACGTTCAAAAACTACGGTGGGATTAAGTGTTATGTTCCTTTTTTATGGTTTGCTATTCTTCACCAATTCTATCGAAGCGTATAACAATCCCATAATGCACATTTTTGCTGGTATTTTTGTTTCGGGTGGATTCTTAATCACTTTTGGACAATTTGTTCCCAGCTGGGACAGCTCGTATTACCAATTAATGATGACGCAAAACATTCCGTATAAAGGCTATTTGAGTTCAAAGTGGTGGCTGATGGTTATCGCTACAATAGTGACTACAACTATCGCATCGTTCTATCTTTATTTTGGGGTACATGTTTATTTGACGATTGTTGTAGGAGCGATTTATAACATTGGTGTCAATTCTCATTTAGTTTTATTGGGTGGCGCGTATACCAAAACACCTATCGATTTGAGTTCAGGCAAAGGCGCTTTTGGAGACAAAAAAGCTTTCAATATCAAAACCATGTTAATATCTATACCGCAGTTGGGATTGCCTGTTTTATTGTATTGGATCGGTTCTAAATATGGAAATCCAACTATCGGTTTGGCTTTAGTAGCCGCAGTAGGAGTATTAGGTTTTGCTTTCAAAGACAAAGCGTTCTCCTTAATCGAAAAAATCTATAAATCTGAGAAATATGCAACGATTGCCGCATACAAACAAAAAGGATAA
- the upp gene encoding uracil phosphoribosyltransferase, giving the protein MQIHYLSEGNSILNHFLGQIRNVNVHNDSMRFRRNIERIGEIMAYELSKKLHYKSVEIQTPLGIKKTTEIQDQLVLCSILRAGLPLHLGFLNYFDNAENGFVSAFRHHPNNDDYFDILVQYQAIADINEKNLILVDPMLATGQSIVAVYNKLMEKATPKEIHIAVVIAAPEGIAYLEKQLPENCHLWVASLDEKLNEHSYIVPGLGDAGDLAYGEKL; this is encoded by the coding sequence ATGCAAATTCATTATTTATCAGAAGGGAATAGTATTCTTAATCATTTTTTAGGGCAAATACGAAATGTAAATGTTCACAATGACAGCATGCGTTTCCGAAGAAATATTGAACGTATTGGCGAAATAATGGCTTATGAATTAAGTAAAAAGTTACACTACAAAAGTGTCGAAATCCAAACGCCATTAGGCATAAAAAAAACAACCGAAATTCAAGATCAGTTGGTTTTATGTTCCATTTTACGCGCAGGTTTACCCTTACATTTGGGTTTTTTAAATTATTTTGACAATGCCGAAAATGGATTCGTTTCCGCTTTTAGACACCATCCCAATAATGACGATTACTTTGATATACTTGTTCAATACCAAGCTATTGCTGATATCAATGAAAAAAATCTAATATTAGTTGATCCAATGCTTGCTACTGGTCAATCTATTGTTGCTGTTTACAACAAATTAATGGAGAAAGCTACGCCAAAAGAAATTCACATTGCAGTTGTAATCGCCGCACCAGAAGGCATTGCATATCTTGAAAAACAGTTGCCAGAAAACTGTCATCTTTGGGTGGCTTCTTTAGACGAAAAACTCAATGAGCACAGTTATATTGTTCCAGGATTAGGAGACGCGGGAGATTTAGCGTATGGAGAAAAATTATAA
- a CDS encoding ferredoxin--NADP reductase yields the protein MSSFLKLIIKEVKRETKDAVSILFNVPEELKANYTFVAGQYLNLRLTLDGQEIRRAYSICSSPDSGELRIAVKAVKNGAFSQFANTKLKAGDVLEVGTPEGKFTFEPQAERQRNYAAFVAGSGITPVMSILKSVLKNEPNSSFVLVYGNKSPEETIFHQELHDLQLQYVGRFFVHYVFSQAKAENALFGRIEKSTVNFVLNNKHKELDFDKFYLCGPEEMINIVSGVLKEHNVKESNIKFELFATSTQVNEIQKSLGGHSKITILVDDEETTFEMSQKQTVLDAALKQGIDAPYSCQGGICSSCLARVTSGTAEMSKNSILTDKEIADGLILTCQAHPTSETIYVDYDDV from the coding sequence ATGTCATCCTTTCTAAAATTAATTATAAAAGAAGTAAAACGCGAAACCAAAGATGCTGTTTCCATACTTTTTAACGTACCCGAGGAATTAAAAGCGAACTATACTTTTGTCGCAGGGCAATATCTAAACTTGAGATTAACCCTTGACGGTCAAGAAATTCGCCGTGCCTATTCGATTTGCTCTTCACCTGATAGTGGCGAATTGCGCATTGCAGTAAAAGCGGTAAAAAATGGAGCTTTTTCACAATTTGCTAACACCAAACTTAAAGCTGGTGATGTTCTTGAAGTAGGAACTCCAGAAGGGAAATTTACTTTTGAACCTCAGGCTGAACGCCAAAGAAACTATGCTGCCTTTGTAGCTGGAAGCGGAATCACACCTGTGATGTCTATCTTAAAATCAGTATTGAAAAACGAACCAAATAGCTCTTTTGTGCTGGTTTACGGAAACAAATCTCCCGAAGAAACGATCTTTCACCAAGAATTACACGATTTGCAATTGCAATATGTGGGTCGATTTTTTGTGCATTATGTTTTCAGTCAAGCCAAAGCAGAAAATGCTTTGTTTGGTCGCATCGAAAAATCGACAGTGAATTTCGTTCTGAATAACAAACACAAAGAACTTGATTTTGATAAATTCTATTTGTGCGGACCGGAAGAAATGATCAACATTGTTTCTGGAGTTTTGAAGGAACACAACGTAAAGGAATCGAACATTAAATTTGAATTGTTTGCGACTTCAACGCAAGTAAACGAAATTCAAAAATCATTAGGCGGACATTCAAAAATCACCATTTTAGTAGATGACGAAGAAACCACTTTTGAAATGTCACAAAAACAAACCGTTCTTGATGCCGCTTTAAAACAAGGAATTGATGCTCCATATTCGTGCCAAGGCGGGATTTGTAGCAGCTGCTTAGCGCGTGTTACCTCAGGAACTGCCGAAATGTCTAAAAATTCCATCCTTACCGATAAAGAAATCGCCGATGGACTTATTCTTACCTGTCAAGCACATCCAACCTCTGAAACTATTTATGTAGATTATGATGATGTTTAG
- a CDS encoding GLPGLI family protein, whose protein sequence is MKTLYFYLTILLCSTSSFAQQFVDKAVIEYEVSTNLKKTMSNDSWDEMMKENLSDLKISYYTYTFEDNKSVYKFDRWSPKTRIPKHEKEADEENTWFFDFTTRKMNLQKQIVGTNFVIADSIPNIQWKITNERREIAGYNCRKAVGKIFDDVYVFAFYTDDITITGGPCSINGLPGMILGLSIPRLYTSYIATKIDLNIKDIAVIKPITAKKTYDFKELKTLIEEKTKDWYTYGEDKEENKRQKNMFLWNAFL, encoded by the coding sequence ATGAAAACACTATATTTTTATCTCACTATACTCCTATGTTCGACTAGCAGTTTTGCCCAGCAATTTGTTGATAAGGCCGTTATTGAATATGAAGTAAGTACCAATCTTAAAAAAACGATGAGCAATGACAGTTGGGACGAAATGATGAAAGAAAACTTATCCGACTTAAAAATATCGTATTACACGTATACTTTTGAAGACAATAAAAGTGTATATAAGTTCGACAGATGGAGTCCAAAAACAAGAATACCAAAACATGAGAAAGAAGCTGACGAAGAAAACACTTGGTTTTTTGATTTTACAACCAGAAAAATGAACCTACAAAAACAAATTGTGGGTACTAATTTTGTAATTGCAGATAGTATTCCCAACATTCAATGGAAAATCACAAACGAGCGCAGAGAAATAGCGGGCTATAATTGCCGAAAAGCGGTTGGTAAAATATTTGATGATGTCTATGTGTTTGCTTTTTACACAGATGATATTACCATTACCGGCGGTCCATGTAGTATAAATGGTTTACCGGGTATGATTTTAGGACTTTCAATTCCTAGATTGTATACATCATACATAGCAACTAAAATAGATTTAAATATCAAAGATATCGCTGTGATTAAACCTATTACAGCTAAAAAAACGTATGATTTTAAAGAACTAAAAACATTAATAGAAGAAAAAACAAAGGACTGGTATACGTACGGAGAGGACAAGGAAGAGAATAAAAGACAAAAAAATATGTTCTTATGGAATGCTTTTTTGTAA
- a CDS encoding DUF6427 family protein produces the protein MITSVFRKSTPLNFSLVVILMLVFFSIYQFQDLSWMNSLLLISKKGMLFCVLLASVFITNFVVKKNGLSKDSSYTVFFYFLFLLFFPSVLDNLNLILSNFFILLALRRLISLQSLKASKEKIFDASLWIFLAALFHFWSIIFIVLVFISIIFHVSRDYRNWILPFIAFFIVVILFLIYATVFDLNVIEYILKSVQINFEINYFTNNYQNGALSIYATIALFFLVSMFATLSNRPQLLHTSFKKIIASFFIGVLIFVISANKSNDLLLFTFAPLAMMATSHIEIPQEKLNQELVMYVLTACSLFAFFSQL, from the coding sequence ATGATAACAAGTGTTTTTAGAAAATCTACGCCATTAAATTTTTCATTGGTCGTAATTTTAATGCTGGTTTTCTTTTCTATATACCAATTTCAAGATTTATCCTGGATGAATTCCCTTTTATTAATTTCAAAAAAGGGCATGTTGTTTTGTGTTTTATTGGCATCTGTTTTTATTACAAATTTTGTAGTAAAGAAAAACGGATTGAGTAAAGACAGTAGCTACACCGTTTTTTTTTATTTTTTGTTTCTACTTTTTTTTCCTTCAGTATTGGATAATTTAAACCTTATTTTATCTAATTTTTTCATCCTATTAGCACTCCGCCGATTGATTTCATTGCAATCTCTCAAAGCTTCCAAAGAAAAAATATTTGATGCTTCATTATGGATTTTCTTGGCTGCATTATTTCATTTTTGGAGTATAATTTTCATTGTATTGGTTTTTATATCCATAATTTTCCATGTTTCTAGAGATTATAGAAACTGGATATTGCCTTTTATCGCTTTTTTTATTGTTGTAATTCTGTTCCTGATTTATGCAACTGTTTTCGATTTGAACGTAATTGAGTACATCCTTAAAAGTGTACAAATCAATTTTGAAATCAATTATTTCACGAATAATTATCAAAATGGAGCTTTGTCAATCTATGCCACAATCGCTTTATTTTTCCTGGTTTCTATGTTTGCTACCTTGTCAAACAGGCCACAATTGTTACATACTTCCTTCAAAAAAATCATCGCTTCCTTCTTTATTGGAGTACTAATTTTTGTGATTTCGGCCAATAAAAGCAACGATTTATTGCTATTTACATTCGCACCTTTGGCCATGATGGCAACCAGTCACATTGAAATCCCTCAAGAAAAGTTAAATCAAGAGTTAGTGATGTATGTGCTGACAGCTTGTAGTCTTTTTGCTTTTTTCTCTCAATTATAA